TCAGAGAACAAAAAGTACCAAACATGATGTTATTCTCCGTAAAAtgacacaaatttttcgaaaaaaatgcagatttCTCTTAATCTTATCTCTTAAAAAGTGATTGTAAAGTTTGATCGTTGAATTTCTGGAAGATCTAAAGAAACCTCATATTGTATCAAATAATTTCAGTTCGGTGGGTTACGCAGACTCAGTGATtacaatttaatgaaaaatgtgtaCTCCTGTGGATAACTAAACATTCAATTGTTCGATAGCCTAAAATATTGATTTCCAATGAtcaaaatagcaaaaaaaaaaattactccgCAGTAATCCTCGTCGTTGAATATTTGTGGTGGCAACGGATATTTGCCTGTTTTGGCGGTGCTGTTACCCTGCATGAATTCTTTTTCATCCTCTTTTCCAGGCTCGGTAATGTCAATGACTTCATACTCGACGTTTTTACTATCGAGAATCATAAGAACTCGTTGCTGTCTTTTTTTCACCTGTTAAACACAAATGCCATTGGACTTAAACATacagcaaaaaaaacgtgaCATCACTATAAGTATGAATCACGATGTGCGGTAATTCACGTCGTGCAAATCGTCGAGTATAATGTAATACACTTGGGACACAAAtgtaaagtataaaaaaatatttttcaacattttttaatcagagcaaataaaatgaattttcgcagTATAGTAGGGGTAGTTGTTAAAATAGATCGTCGCGACATCGCGTTGTCATTGACTTTGGGCTCGAAGTTTTATTAGCGTTATAATTGACGACAGAAGGTCACCAAATTTGTAATCTGATCCGGGAGATCGTGACGGCACATATGGATCACGAAATGTCACAAGTACATAATTGTATACTTATGTGCGTTggtattataaaataaatccTCGAGGGTTTTGGCACTGCTCAAGGTCTTCGAAACAAAATTTGCTCTTTTTATATACGACTgtcaggaaaaataaaaaatatgattgaaaaaatattgaaattggcACTCACTTCTTTATTACCGCTGATACCCGATATGTAGACCTTGACGGGCATGATTAAAcgattatattttatattaactataaattttcttccctgTCAACCCGGCACACGATCTATTCTACAAACTGTTTTATccttttttcacacacacCCGCACACATGGGACGCGCTTTTTAACGCGACGCTCGGTGGTTTTATTATATCCTCTCGCAATGGTGCGTGCGTGCTCCGCGAAGTAATATGAAATCGAAAACAACAAAACAATCCGCGACTACCGCACTACTGTGGCTGGTTATGGACTGACGGCGATAAGTATATTGCGCTCTCTAGCCACTATAATGCTCCACGAAAAAAGTCTACCCTAGCCTGACTGGGGGAACTGGGGAACTCTTCTCTCTCCTACGCCTCTCTCTTTCCGACTGTTACTAcgtcatcgaaaaaaaactcaatttaTATATGGGCCATTTTGTATAAAGAACCGCcaagtttttaaatattccaaCCTACCTCTCATTTCAAAGAGAAGCGTAATATAATCATTCCAAAAAGTAATGAAACTATATAcagcaattttttaattatttatttcagctATATATACATGATGAACCTGAAATTCATTATTAGATACGCTTTTTGAATAGTTTTTATAAttcgaatatttgaaatagtagtattataaatttttcaagaatggTTGTCAATAATCATCTTTGATGTCTCTATTGATAGaactcaattgaaaatttttcaccgcAGTTCGCCTCCTTTATagctttgaatttttcgcaAAAGTTAATCCAATATAAAACTGTAGTTTTTCCCGATGGCAGTTTAAGatcaattcacatttttaaccctagaacgcatgactggggtgtgagcacaccccacgcgaacttcgaactacgctcccgtcctaacaagcgacattatcgactgattatcgacggatttttttatatataaattcaattgaaattagttttatcgtacatcattattttcgttataaaaaaacgaagaaaatggtgtaggataaagtcagtgtagcatcgtaggaccggatttataggcagaaaaagagtggggtgcgttcaaaccccggtcatgaggttgagggtatgaaaaaaggcacatgaggtgtagggttaagaTGGTAGTTTCGACATCGGACCGACACGActcgattcaattttttcaacgtaatCCCCACCTTAGAATTAACTCATCAGTGCATATGAAACGCAGGTTAAtattggagaaaataaaagccCTTTTGACATTAAATGCCTCATACGTGAAGGTAAATAATTATACGACACACACCTACACAACTATCAGATTGAACAAGAATTACAATTATATTCTTGTCGTCGAAGtaggttttttttaaaaagtgcACCTCTCGACCAAGAAACAAGAAAGTTCTGATTATCAGCGCAGTGGCTGGCTGTTTTTTGACGTGGTGTTCTTTCTTCCATCAATAACGGGTGCAAAATATCGAGTGTTTCCAttggttgaaaaataaacacagCGGCAATAGTTACACCACTGCTCCTCTACAAACTATATAGAGGAATCCAAAATcgagttgataaaaaaattgtgtaaaTGCGATTGGTGACTgtgttcatttttcatttctcgggcaCGCGTGAGACGACGACGTACGACGGAGAGCTCGTGCGACCGTAAATTGGTCGCTGTTGGTCGTTCGGTATAGAATGTTGGGGCCCGTCCTAAACTGTCGTTTATTTTGTATAGcgagaaacaataaaaatatttttttacatcgacGAGTCTCCAGCCGATACAGCCAGATATCGCATCAAATAATTTTCTGCAAAGGTCGTTCCTTCGATCTAACCAAACACAACTTACCAATAATATCAGCTGCAGCGATCAGGGTAATTGGAGTTATCTCCtatgtttattatttattcttattgaCTTAGTCtaatttttatatcctttattTTGTCAATTGCACGCTCTCCATTCTGCCTAATGGAAATATTTAATGATAATTactattttgagttttttcatCCGTAACCTCAACATCCGTAACCAATAGAACTCTTGGTATTTGTCTGCAATATTACTTTTACTCGATAATGCCCGATAAAATCGTCATCATTATACTGGTTTTCTATCCAACCCTGCTCTCTGAATACGtaacaattgagaaaattgttgttttctttttatttgttcattgtattttttctgATACTAAATTATCACTAAAATAATGGTATTACATCAAAACAACagatattttgaaatgacaGTTGAACATAAACTTTGTACAAATTGGCTATGAAGATGTATTCGCTTTCaaaggaataaaatttcataaacaGGATATAAAATATTCCTTTTGGATTTAACTTCAGaaatatataatttcattattattatcaatttgtagaaacttgttaaaaatgctcaatACTATAATACATCGGAGCACAAATATTGGAAATCTAATTTCATGGTTAATAATctaaaatttgttcaatattgaATTCATTCATAATTGACCATCCAAAAATTCTGCAGATTTGTGACACCTTCGTGCATTATGGGCCAAAGGTTGAAAGAACATCATCATCGACGGAGAAACATATTACAGACATTAGTTACAGATGAAAGTGATCTTatcaaaaaaatggaagattGGATGTTATCCTTCAATTGGTTACCCATGTGCAAATTAGTGCCAACAGTTTTTCCGATAACAGGCAGAGGTTTGAAGTGTCTTGAGGATGTAAATGCTGACGATGTACTCATGAAAATACCcaagaatttattaataacaacCTCTTTGGTGGGGAACAGCAAAATTgctatgatttttcaaagtggGGAAAGTTACGAAGCTCAATGTATCTTGGCGGTGTTTTTAGTTTATGAGAAACATTTAGGCAAAGATTCCAATTGGAAGTCTTATCTGGATACTCTTCCCAGTTATTATACCACACCGGATTTCTGTTcgaggagagagaagaaaatctTGTTCCCTATGTTAGGAGATCTAGAATCGCATAGTAGCAAAGTACAAAATAATTATCGCTCTATTGTTAGATCCTTGAACAAATTAAAACAATGGGGTAAACATTTTTGTACGCACTGCGAAGAACCTCTCCACCAGATACTTACTTTCCACATTTTTAAATGGGCCTATTACACTGTTAATACAAGGGCTGTGTACATTGacggtacaaaaaaaaactcaaacagTTCCATTCCAATCAAAGATATCGATAATATGGCTTTAGCTccgtttttagatttttttaatcatagcTACGATGCGGCTGTCCAAATTGATTTAGTTCGGCATGACAAGAACGAAGAATATTATCAGCTTCGATCCTTAAAACCTTTTCCCAAAGGCTCtcaagtttttattaattacggCTCTCATGACAGCTTGAAACTTTTCATGGAATATGGATTTTTTATACCTGATAATCCTCTCGACCATGTTCCTTTCGATTTCTCTCACATAGAAAGAGTCTGTTCGGTTTCTCAATTATTGCGTAACTTTATAGAGTCTCACAGTTTTGACAAAAACATGGGTTTCACTTGGGAAGGTTTGACTTATAATGCAAAAATTGTACTGTTTATTTTAAGCACTCAATGCAGCAGAGACCACTGGAAAATTCATGTGTATAATGGAACATTTTCTCAAGAGGATTTATCCGGTATAAATAGTTTagctaaaaaaatattagataTCAGAACGATTGAATTAAGTAAACAAATGAATGTTATGGAGCGAATTGTAGAAAAAACAACAAGTTTTGAAATCGCCATAGAACTTTTAAAAGAATATATTCGTTTGTTGAATACTGCAAGCACACAATTAATTGAATAGCTATACATAATATATTAATGAACTAATTGAATTAAATACCATAAAAAGCAAAATGTTTACACTGCCAATGTTTTTGTAatataaattgaataaaaatgtggaatcaaagaaaaaaaactgggaTTACTTTTATTTACAGCATTGCAGTGGAAACGTGATCGATCGCGCTCAAACTAAAAAATGTGTACCTCAATCGAAACCCGTGGTCACACCAACGAAAGCTCGTCTCGCAGTCGATGGAGTTACAGGGGGAAAACCCGGACAGCAGAAACGCAATTGTTTTCATCCTGGGGTTTCTAGCTTGAGTAGAGAGAATGGTATTGTTGACAGTGAACCAGTCAACAGTTCACAAATGATGAAGGCAATGCTCGGTTACATATGGCCTAAGGTTCGTTCAAATTTCaatacgaaattttaaaaatattttatccgGAAGCATCTTTATCAATGAccgcataaaaataaaacgattttgagGATTTCATGCCTGAAGCTAATGAACGtctttttcatgatttattaGGATGAACCGGAAATAAGAAAACGTGTAAAAATCGCCGTTAGCCTGTTAGTCGGCGCAAAAGTCTTGAACGTTTGCGTACCCATACTTTTTAAAAATGCGGTCGATACTTTGAATTCCATTTCGATTCAATCAGGAGGCGAAGCTATTCTTGGTATGGGAACAGCACCAGAAACCGTAACTACTGTCGCAACAGCTATACTTTTGGGATGTAAGAATACGAAAATGGATTTAAACCAAGTGAACGGAATTTacgttaaaatttcattttttttaacgacgttttttttcgttctctttaCGAACTAATACGATTATCCATTTCCTTTTCAACGCCAAGTCTTCATACTTATATTTAgtaagaataaaatgattcTTTGCTCAGACGGACTAGCTCGCGCTGGTGCCGGAGGTATGAACGAGTTGAGAAACGCTGTTTTTGCCAAAGTGGCACAGCATTCTAtaagaaaaatagcaaaaaacgTCTTTCTTCATTTGCACAATCTGGATCTAAGCTTTCACCTTGGAAGACAGACCGGTGCTCTTTCGAAGGTGAGGTAATgttacaataaataaaaaattcgatagaaaaattttgtttacctATTAAAAAGCTCATACATCATTTtaaatgttaatttttattgcagaCGATAGACCGTGGAAGCCGAGGTATCAATTTCGTTCTCTCCGCAATGGTGTTTAATATTGTACCAATCTTCTTTGAATTGGGCCTCGTTTGCACGATTCTCGGATTAAAATGTGGTCCGGAATACGCTAGTGTGGCGCTTGGCTGCGTTGGTTTCTATACTATCTTTACGCTCCTCGTTACGCAATggagaacgaaatttcgagtttatATGAATCGAGCTGAGAACGAAGCTGGCAACAAAGCAATCGATTCATTGATCAATTACGAAACCGTAAAGGTAAAATACAGTAATAGATCGTACtctgtcaatttttattctgacTGCTAGCTTTTGCCCGCGACTTGGTCTGCGTAGAATTAATACTACGGGTAGCTTATTTTTCATCcgagctgttttttttttttataacataaCGGTAAAAGAAATATTATTGATTCCttatgaaaagttaaattaTAATaagttttatatattttaaataattattgattaccTCCACCTCCCCCTTTTCACATCCTTGAGGGATGATTTCCGTGATGAAAACTATTCCATGTTCTTCCCCGAGACTTAAATTATTTCTATACCAAATTTTATCTAAATCGGTTCAGCAATTTAAGCGTGATGAGCCAACAGACAGAGTTACTTTcgcatttactttttttttcatcaacgtcatattatttttctagtatttcaacaatgaaaaattcgaagccGAACGGTACGATCAATCTCTTAAAAAATACCAAGCTGCCTCACTCAAAACCAGCACAAGCTTAGCGATGCTGAATTTTGGTCAACAAGCGATTTTCAGTATCGGTCTGAGTGCAATTATGATAATGGCTGCTGATTCAATTGCGGCaggtga
The window above is part of the Venturia canescens isolate UGA chromosome 5, ASM1945775v1, whole genome shotgun sequence genome. Proteins encoded here:
- the ABCB7 gene encoding iron-sulfur clusters transporter ABCB7, mitochondrial isoform X2, which translates into the protein MKRRLILEKIKALLTLNASYVKHCSGNVIDRAQTKKCVPQSKPVVTPTKARLAVDGVTGGKPGQQKRNCFHPGVSSLSRENGIVDSEPVNSSQMMKAMLGYIWPKDEPEIRKRVKIAVSLLVGAKVLNVCVPILFKNAVDTLNSISIQSGGEAILGMGTAPETVTTVATAILLGYGLARAGAGGMNELRNAVFAKVAQHSIRKIAKNVFLHLHNLDLSFHLGRQTGALSKTIDRGSRGINFVLSAMVFNIVPIFFELGLVCTILGLKCGPEYASVALGCVGFYTIFTLLVTQWRTKFRVYMNRAENEAGNKAIDSLINYETVKYFNNEKFEAERYDQSLKKYQAASLKTSTSLAMLNFGQQAIFSIGLSAIMIMAADSIAAGTMTVGDLVMVNALLFQLSVPLGFLGSVYREVRQAFIDMQTMFTLMSKDPLIKNRENAVRFIISPNTADISFNNVSFQYIEGKPIFNNATFTIPSGKKIAIVGGSGSGKTTLIRLLFRFFEPQHGEIFINGQNIQEVDINDLRRSIAIVPQDSVLFHDTIYHNLHYGDLTKSPEQVYEAAKMANLHEAILKWPKGYETPVGERGLKLSGGEKQRVAIARAILKNSPILVFDEATSSLDSITEQNILEALRRATSGRTSIVIAHRLSTVMDADEILVLDNGCLVDRGSHEELMAKPQSIYNKLWEAQYMGMDKSSRAEKP
- the ABCB7 gene encoding iron-sulfur clusters transporter ABCB7, mitochondrial isoform X1, which gives rise to MLGPVLNCRLFCIARNNKNIFLHRRVSSRYSQISHQIIFCKGRSFDLTKHNLPIISAAAIRHCSGNVIDRAQTKKCVPQSKPVVTPTKARLAVDGVTGGKPGQQKRNCFHPGVSSLSRENGIVDSEPVNSSQMMKAMLGYIWPKDEPEIRKRVKIAVSLLVGAKVLNVCVPILFKNAVDTLNSISIQSGGEAILGMGTAPETVTTVATAILLGYGLARAGAGGMNELRNAVFAKVAQHSIRKIAKNVFLHLHNLDLSFHLGRQTGALSKTIDRGSRGINFVLSAMVFNIVPIFFELGLVCTILGLKCGPEYASVALGCVGFYTIFTLLVTQWRTKFRVYMNRAENEAGNKAIDSLINYETVKYFNNEKFEAERYDQSLKKYQAASLKTSTSLAMLNFGQQAIFSIGLSAIMIMAADSIAAGTMTVGDLVMVNALLFQLSVPLGFLGSVYREVRQAFIDMQTMFTLMSKDPLIKNRENAVRFIISPNTADISFNNVSFQYIEGKPIFNNATFTIPSGKKIAIVGGSGSGKTTLIRLLFRFFEPQHGEIFINGQNIQEVDINDLRRSIAIVPQDSVLFHDTIYHNLHYGDLTKSPEQVYEAAKMANLHEAILKWPKGYETPVGERGLKLSGGEKQRVAIARAILKNSPILVFDEATSSLDSITEQNILEALRRATSGRTSIVIAHRLSTVMDADEILVLDNGCLVDRGSHEELMAKPQSIYNKLWEAQYMGMDKSSRAEKP